A genome region from Myroides fluvii includes the following:
- a CDS encoding ribonucleotide-diphosphate reductase subunit beta: MMESILKENNDRFVIFPIEHHDIWDFYKKAEASFWTAEEVDLSSDLNDWHHKLTEDERYFISHVLAFFAASDGIVNENLALNFIQEVQYAEARCFYGFQIMIENIHAEMYSLLIDTYIKIPQEKDRLLRAMDTIDCVQKKAQWAVAWIESENFAERLIAFAAVEGIFFSGSFCAIFWLKKRGLMPGLSFSNELISRDEGLHCDFACLLYVNHIQHKLSEETVYRIIQDAVVIEKEFVTEALPVRLIGMNATLMCQYIEFVADRLLVTLGYPKIWNATNPFDFMELISLQGKTNFFERRVGEYQKTGVIQQDKSPVSFTLDEDF, encoded by the coding sequence ATGATGGAATCTATTTTAAAAGAAAACAACGATCGCTTTGTTATTTTTCCCATCGAACATCACGATATATGGGATTTTTACAAAAAAGCAGAAGCTAGTTTTTGGACGGCTGAGGAAGTAGATCTCTCTTCAGATTTGAATGATTGGCACCACAAACTAACCGAAGATGAACGCTATTTCATTTCTCATGTTCTTGCTTTTTTTGCAGCAAGTGATGGGATTGTCAATGAAAATCTCGCCCTCAATTTCATCCAAGAAGTTCAATATGCCGAAGCGCGATGTTTTTATGGTTTTCAAATTATGATTGAAAACATTCACGCAGAAATGTATTCTTTACTCATTGATACGTATATCAAAATACCCCAAGAGAAAGATCGGCTTTTACGCGCGATGGATACTATTGATTGTGTACAGAAAAAGGCCCAATGGGCAGTAGCATGGATTGAAAGTGAAAACTTTGCAGAGCGATTAATTGCCTTTGCTGCTGTAGAAGGCATTTTCTTTTCTGGAAGTTTTTGTGCAATCTTTTGGTTGAAAAAGCGTGGATTAATGCCTGGTCTGAGCTTCTCTAATGAGTTAATTAGTAGAGATGAAGGTTTACATTGTGATTTTGCTTGTTTGCTTTATGTCAATCACATCCAACACAAACTTTCGGAAGAAACCGTTTATCGCATCATTCAAGATGCCGTAGTCATTGAAAAAGAATTTGTTACAGAAGCCCTCCCTGTTCGCTTAATTGGCATGAATGCAACCCTCATGTGCCAATACATCGAGTTTGTGGCTGATCGACTCCTCGTTACACTTGGTTATCCGAAAATTTGGAACGCCACCAATCCCTTTGATTTCATGGAATTAATCTCACTTCAGGGTAAAACAAATTTCTTTGAACGCCGCGTGGGAGAATACCAGAAAACAGGCGTCATACAACAAGATAAATCTCCCGTATCCTTCACTTTAGACGAGGATTTCTAA